The following proteins are encoded in a genomic region of Corylus avellana chromosome ca4, CavTom2PMs-1.0:
- the LOC132178769 gene encoding uncharacterized protein LOC132178769: protein MKNDEELEMLLDEIPHATSHNIHHHHHHHHLHQQHNSAHNHVGHGNGSCISQKIHNMCGMYDDDPSCHCKYAHASSPVSGLSLHSDGSSSTLCSGGNTFSDNGSPTPPPLEGLKPFMPCGSFHYPDVLWLDSKIPDSSVRKKTNENLIDELSLCRNLSKVYIGNGQEDFSNLRGLSGDQDRLLYRDCSFSGSNQINVDKHGGYNSDYVGFQSPVPFNAMSFDGQMSSALSGWQQEYKLGNSLGPRLLPRQPDHFFPQFNYCNSSMNFPGQKTKEQIGRYHLRGSPVSSLTSLNGNPMTESLFYAKQDGMNLDEERGLPNLLNSPRLTNPRPHLSVESIPPFGLPTSNGRTRATSNLRIPQAGLESLTSEESFIIQGEALNHAVSWGYDHTRGQSKGGLHEIGMSKHLERSQLDSRRQSAGICQNFRSARVHCPSSLPPNFNSLAEAQGYIYLLARDQHGCRFLQRIFDEGTPKDVHIVFNEIIDHVVELMVNPFGNYLMQKLLDVCNEEQRKQILLMVTEEPGQLVRISLNTHGTRVVQKLIETIKTRHEISLVITALEPGFLSLIKDLNGNHVVQRCLQCLGIEDNKFIFVAAAKYCVDIATHRHGCCVLQRCISHSIGEHQDNLIAEISANGLLLAQDAYGNYVVQFILELRIPSATSTLTSQFEGHYVHLSTQKFSSHVVEKCLDVFNYESRSRIIQELLSVSHFEQLLQDPHANYVVQTALRISEGPIHNLLVEAIESHKAISSNSPYSKRICSQKFSKK from the exons ATGAAGAATGATGAGGAGCTTGAAATGCTGTTGGATGAGATCCCTCATGCAACTTCACACAAtatccatcatcatcatcatcatcatcatctgcATCAACAGCATAATAGTGCTCATAATCATGTTGGCCATGGGAATGGGTCTTGTATAAGTCAGAAAATTCATAACATGTGTGGTATGTATGATGATGACCCGTCATGTCATTGTAAGTATGCACATGCCTCCTCTCCCGTTAGTGGGTTGTCTTTGCATTCAGATGGCTCTTCCTCAACCTTGTGCTCCGGTGGGAATACTTTTTCTGACAATGGATCACCTACCCCACCTCCATTGGAAGGGCTCAAACCCTTCATGCCCTGTGGAAGTTTCCATTACCCAGATGTACTATGGTTGGATTCTAAAATACCCGACTCATCTGTTAGGAAGAAGAccaatgaaaatttgattgATGAACTGAGTCTGTGTAGAAACCTTAGTAAAGTGTATATTGGCAATGGACAAGaggatttttctaatttgaGAGGTTTATCGGGAGACCAGGATAGACTTCTGTATCGTGATTGTTCTTTCAGTGGGAGTAACCAAATCAATGTTGATAAACATGGGGGCTATAATTCTGATTATGTGGGATTTCAATCCCCTGTTCCATTCAACGCTATGAGTTTTGATGGTCAGATGAGTTCAGCATTGTCAGGATGGCAGCAGGAATATAAATTGGGCAATTCATTGGGACCAAGATTGTTACCCAGACAGCCTGATCATTTTTTTCCTCAGTTCAATTACTGCAATAGCTCAATGAATTTTCCAGGGCAGAAAACAAAGGAGCAGATAGGTAGATATCACCTTAGAGGGAGTCCGGTGTCGAGTCTCACTTCTTTGAATGGAAATCCAATGACTGAGTCTTTATTCTATGCAAAACAAGATGGGATGAATTTGGATGAAGAAAGAGGTCTACCTAATCTGCTCAATTCTCCTCGATTGACTAACCCAAGGCCTCATTTGAGTGTTGAAAGCATACCACCGTTTGGCCTGCCGACATCCAATGGGAGGACTAGGGCAACTTCTAACCTTAGAATTCCACAAGCTGGTCTTGAGTCTCTTACTAGCGAGGAAAGCTTCATTATTCAAGGCGAGGCTTTAAATCATGCGGTCAGCTGGGGATACGATCATACAAGGGGTCAGAGTAAGGGTGGCTTACATGAAATTGGTATGAGTAAGCATCTAGAAAGGTCACAGCTAGATAGCAGGCGCCAAAGTGCAGGAATATGTCAAAATTTTCGGAGTGCTAGGGTACATTGCCCATCCTCTCTACCTCCTAATTTTAACTCCTTGGCAGAAGCTCAAGGGTACATTTATTTATTAGCAAGGGATCAGCATGGTTGTCGATTTTTGCAAAGGATTTTTGATGAGGGTACTCCAAAAGATGTGCACATAGTATTCAACGAGATCATTGACCATGTAGTTGAACTTATGGTCAATCCATTTGGGAATTACCTTATGCAGAAGTTGTTGGATGTGTGTAATGAAGAACAGAGAAAGCAGATCCTGCTCATGGTAACTGAAGAACCAGGGCAGCTAGTCAGAATCTCTTTAAACACTCATGG CACTCGTGTAGTACAGAAGCTGATAGAGACCATCAAAACCAGGCATGAGATTTCACTGGTTATAACAGCCCTTGAACCAGGATTTCTTTCTCTCATCAAGGACCTGAATGGAAATCATGTGGTCCAGCGTTGCTTGCAATGCCTTGGAATTGAAGATAACAAG TTTATATTTGTTGCTGCTGCGAAGTATTGTGTTGACATTGCGACTCATCGACATGGATGTTGTGTTCTGCAAAGATGCATAAGTCATTCGattggggagcatcaagacaaCTTAATTGCTGAAATATCTGCCAATGGACTTCTTCTTGCTCAAGATGCGTATGG AAATTATGTTGTTCAGTTTATCTTGGAGTTAAGAATCCCTTCTGCCACCTCAACTTTGACCTCTCAATTTGAGGGGCACTATGTCCACCTTTCAACACAGAAGTTCAGCAGCCATGTGGTTGAAAAATGTCTTGATGTATTTAATTATGAGAGCCGATCAAGAATCATTCAAGAATTGCTCTCTGTCTCTCATTTTGAACAGTTACTTCAAGATCCACATGCAAACTATGTTGTTCAAACAGCTCTTCGAATTTCTGAG GGTCCTATCCACAATTTATTGGTTGAAGCAATCGAGTCCCACAAAGCAATTTCGAGCAACAGCCCATATTCTAAGAGGATTTGCTCTCAGAAGTTTTCGAAAAAGTGA